The sequence TACCTAGCAAGTCTTTTACATGGATAGAGGCCGAACATAAGCATATAAGATAAACACtagatcattaaaaaaaaaaaaaaaaaattataacttacGGGTCATAGGAGAAGCTGGATTTCTTGACCCGTTAGGAGAATCCGGGACACAACCTAGATTGACAAGCAACTTCCGGTGGCCATTTTCACTAGATGTATGGTTTCTCAACTTCCCGAGACCATATTCCGGCGTAGGACCGGCCAAAGTTTCATCCCACAGCTTGTGTAAAAATTCCATAActatgatttgaattttgagactgaatttttttgtttgttaattatctctaatgcgtatatatatatctgaaaagagtttttttgtttgtgcaaGGATAATATggctttttttatatatggatGAGGAAAGAGAAGcgttgaatatatatatttggttagaCTAATTATACACATTTCTGCACCTATAATTTAACCTTCCAAAATTAAGTAGATTTATTCAAGGGTAATGATATAATTTAAACATAGTTGATAAATCTAGCCGATAAGAAAGACACGTAGATAACTTATTAGACGACATAGTTTTATAGAATGTGACATGTTTGACTTTTAGTTTACAGTTTGACTGACcttatcaactttttttttttttttttttttttNNNNNNNNNNNNNNNNNNNNNNNNNNNNNNNNNNNNNNNNNNNNNNNNNNNNNNNNNNNNNNNNNNNNNNNNNNNNNNNNNNNNNNNNNNNNNNNNNNNNNNNNNNNNNNNNNNNNNNNNNNNNNNNNNNNNNNNNNNNNNNNNNNNNNNNNNNNNNNNNNNNNNNNNNNNNNNNNNNNNNNNNNNNNNNNNNNNNNNNNNNNNNNNNNNNNNNNNNNNNNNNNNNNNNNNNNNNNNNNNNNNNNNNNNNNNNNNNNNNNNNNNNNNNNNNNNNNNNNNNNNNNNNNNNNNNNNNNNNNNNNNNNNNNNNNNNNNNNNNNNNNNNNNNNNNNNNNNNNNNNNNNNNNNNNNNNNNNNNNNNNNNNNNNNNNNNNNNNNNNNNNNNNNNNNNNNNNNNNNNNNNNNNNNNNNNNNNNNNNNNNNNNNNNNNNNNNNNNNNNNNNNNNNNNNNNNNNNNNNNNNNNNNNNNNNNNNNNNNNNNNNNNNNNNNNNNNNNNNNNNNNNNNNNNNNNNNNNNNNNNNNNNNNNNNNNNNNNNNNNNNNNNNNNNNNNNNNNNNNNNNNNNNNNNNNNNNNNNNNNNNNNNNNNNNNNNNNNNNNNNNNNNNNNNNNNNNNNNNNNNNNNNNNNNNNNNNNNNNNNNNNNNNNNNNNNAATCAAACTGGGTTTTATGAAAAGAAACGATCTTTTTGTGTTGGATCTCGAATTGGGTTTCTCGAATCAAATCCcccaatttttagggtttatatcTGATTGACTTCGAAAAATCTGGGATCAAATTCTCCAAATTCGCTTCGATCTTCTTTATTATATCTTTCCCCCAatttgtgatttgatttgatttttcgtTCTTTTTTGTATTTCACAGTTTTAAAAAACCTATGGCGAACATGAACTCTCTTCACCAGATGATCTTCCCAGACGAGAACGCTCCGATTCATCGcaaaagtaaaattatttttctctatttcgATCTCTTCAAATCAATATGTTGATGGATGCTTTGAAACAAgatttaacattttcttttttgctttctttgtgGTTTATTTACAGAGTCTGTTACTACTGCGGCTTCTGTGAAATCTAAAGGAACTGTACTTGGTCAGAAGAAACCTGGTGGAGCTCGTAAGGCTCTGAATGATATCACAAACAAGTCTGGGATTCTTGCTAAAGCTTCTTCAAAGAATAATAAGCAAATCGCTTCTGCTGCTTCTACTGCGAAAGATGAGATTGACATAGCTGGGGAAAGGTTCTTACACGATCACAGCAAATGCATCAAACAGCAGCAGAATATGTGGGATGATCACTTCTCTGCTGATCTCATTCTACTTAACCATGGTAACTATATAGATATCTTCTAACTTCTGATGCTAATTTGCTAACTAATCTTTGTGAGTAAATTTGTGCTAAGCTTGTTCTTTTACTTTTGCAGGTTCAAGCATCAAGGAGAAGCATCTCAGTTATGACATGGAAAAGGTACTTCACTTTAAAAGAAAACTCAAGTGTGTATATCTCTGTTTGTGGTGTAGATTGTGTGTCTAAGACTCTTCAATCATGAGAGAATAGTGATTTACATGATTCTGATTGAATCTTTGTTCTAGTTTTGTGACTCAACCTTGtgtgttttttatgtttcaGATGGATGCTAAGAACAATCTGACTTACGACGAACCAGAAGAGATTGCATCTCCCAAGTTGACTGATTGGCTTAAAAGCTCAACGCCATGGCGCTCCCCAATCAGACATGGTTCTATGATGATGCCTTCCACTCCTCTGGCTTGGAGGTTCGATTCAACTGAGTTCACACTCACAGAAGACTCTGACCTCTTCTAAGTTTCAGTTTCTTTAatgtcttttaaaaatattcatccTTCAGATGAAGTAGTAGTAGCGATTATCTTTTGTTCAGCTCAACAATGTTTCAGCTCTTCATAAAACTACTCTTTGTAACTGGTTTCAGGAATTAAAGTTGGAATCTTTTCAAGCATTTGTGCATTCATCAAACTCATGCCACAATCTTATATTCTTCAGAATCCATTTACATTTCACGCATTCCACAGCTGTCATCATTTTATACATTAAGATCCCATAAGTATTTATCTCTTAAACTGTTAACTTACATTGCCGTTATACTTGATACTATGGTGACTCCTGATTCCCCTTGCACCGTCTTCACTGCGCCGTAACATTTCCGATTGATCTTGAAAGAATTGCATTCTCTGTAACTCAAGCTCCTTagctaatctcaacctttcctTCTCCAACTCCCATCTTTTGTTTAAACGTGAGAGTCTCTCCACCTTCTCGTAACTTTCTGCAATTCCCAATATCGCCATTGCCACCTCTCTAAGCTCTGTCTTATCCACTTCCACTGGCGGTGGCAGCAACAATGGTTGTTGCAAACTATCACCTGAATCAGCAGAAAGATCAGGTTCAGACTCTGATTCCGTCTCAGAAGTAACTCTGATTCATTTGAATTGACGAGTAAGCTTATCATGGATTCCATTATTTACTAGACATATATATTCACGTGATACTACTTTGTTTTTACAATTCGGATATTTCAAGTGCGGTTTGTAAACTTTTACTGTAATTGACATTGACACAAAGATAAACACAACTAAAAATGGAACAAACAATAGTATTTCTCACTTTCCAATGGTTGGTACTTTGGTAAGATAGAATCAACTATAATGGAACAACTAATAATGCAtctctttatattattaaatgctgaaaaaaaatcaatggctATAAGAATTTAGGAGGACCATGTGTCTGTGGTCTCAGCACAAATCACTTGATTTCATTGATCTCAATGATCTTAGCAGAAAACAATCCAATGACAAAAgcagagagaaacaaagaaaaaaagcttcGAGAGAGGGAGTTGGGTAGTAGTTAACAAAACGAGGAcgctttttgagtttttttttaaatatcctCGTTGACAAGACAAGAACCAATCATCTTGTCTGCGTGACCAGTCGACAAATGTGAAGAGATGAGTTAGCAAAAAATATGGAGTGAAGTGTCTGCCTATGAGGTGGGGACTCCATAGTTGTTCGACGACGTCTCGTGACCAGCCGATGGAACATTGTTCTTCCTTCTGTTGTTCCTCCTTCCGCCATTGTTCTTCCCTTTCTTGAAATCCTGCTGATGGTCAACCTGCTTTTTCCACCAAAACCAATTCATCATCAAGAAGACGCATAAAAGTGATACTGGAAAAGGGAAGCCTTCaggattttttttagttatttaccCCTAAAGAGAAGGTATGATGAGCTCTGGGGTCAAATCCAAAAGGATCACTCATCCTCATTGAACTTGTCTGAAATGACGATGACCGCTGCGTGTCTGTATCAAATACAAAACTACAAGACGAAGTGAACGTTGAAGTGGAgcaagatgatgaagatgacgatgagaATGCAGCAGCGTCTCCTTGAAACATCTCATTAAACAGATCTTGTAGTTGTTCAAAACCGTCCCCTGTGTCATTCTCCTGCAAACCAATAtctcatatcatcatcactcaGGTCAATCAACGGTGTCTAATATATAGATTGGAACCTAATGCAGGTTACTTACATTAGGCTTAGATTGATTCATCATAGCCGCCATTTCACTCAAGAAATCTCCCATTCCCTGCATCCAGAACCAACAAGTTTCTATTATTACATGACTGATAGGATCAAAATAGACATGTCAACAAGCATACGGCGCCACTCATAATCCGTTTCCCGTAAGATTCTCCAACACAAAAGAACTAGACTGATCAGGTTCCGTCAGAGAAAGAAGGCAAAATCTCAAGAGCAATACTCTTCCAATGCAATGGAACAAAAGTAACCCTGACTGGATCTTTAAAAGCAAGAAAGTANACGCTCCGATTCATCGcaaaagtaaaattatttttctctatttcgATCTCTTCAAATCAATATGTTGATGGATGCTTTGAAACAAgatttaacattttcttttttgctttctttgtgGTTTATTTACAGAGTCTGTTACTACTGCGGCTTCTGTGAAATCTAAAGGAACTGTACTTGGTCAGAAGAAACCTGGTGGAGCTCGTAAGGCTCTGAATGATATCACAAACAAGTCTGGGATTCTTGCTAAAGCTTCTTCAAAGAATAATAAGCAAATCGCTTCTGCTGCTTCTACTGCGAAAGATGAGATTGACATAGCTGGGGAAAGGTTCTTACACGATCACAGCAAATGCATCAAACAGCAGCAGAATATGTGGGATGATCACTTCTCTGCTGATCTCATTCTACTTAACCATGGTAACTATATAGATATCTTCTAACTTCTGATGCTAATTTGCTAACTAATCTTTGTGAGTAAATTTGTGCTAAGCTTGTTCTTTTACTTTTGCAGGTTCAAGCATCAAGGAGAAGCATCTCAGTTATGACATGGAAAAGGTACTTCACTTTAAAAGAAAACTCAAGTGTGTATATCTCTGTTTGTGGTGTAGATTGTGTGTCTAAGACTCTTCAATCATGAGAGAATAGTGATTTACATGATTCTGATTGAATCTTTGTTCTAGTTTTGTGACTCAACCTTGtgtgttttttatgtttcaGATGGATGCTAAGAACAATCTGACTTACGACGAACCAGAAGAGATTGCATCTCCCAAGTTGACTGATTGGCTTAAAAGCTCAACGCCATGGCGCTCCCCAATCAGACATGGTTCTATGATGATGCCTTCCACTCCTCTGGCTTGGAGGTTCGATTCAACTGAGTTCACACTCACAGAAGACTCTGACCTCTTCTAAGTTTCAGTTTCTTTAatgtcttttaaaaatattcatccTTCAGATGAAGTAGTAGTAGCGATTATCTTTTGTTCAGCTCAACAATGTTTCAGCTCTTCATAAAACTACTCTTTGTAACTGGTTTCAGGAATTAAAGTTGGAATCTTTTCAAGCATTTGTGCATTCATCAAACTCATGCCACAATCTTATATTCTTCAGAATCCATTTACATTTCACGCATTCCACAGCTGTCATCATTTTATACATTAAGATCCCATAAGTATTTATCTCTTAAACTGTTAACTTACATTGCCGTTATACTTGATACTATGGTGACTCCTGATTCCCCTTGCACCGTCTTCACTGCGCCGTAACATTTCCGATTGATCTTGAAAGAATTGCATTCTCTGTAACTCAAGCTCCTTagctaatctcaacctttcctTCTCCAACTCCCATCTTTTGTTTAAACGTGAGAGTCTCTCCACCTTCTCGTAACTTTCTGCAATTCCCAATATCGCCATTGCCACCTCTCTAAGCTCTGTCTTATCCACTTCCACTGGCGGTGGCAGCAACAATGGTTGTTGCAAACTATCACCTGAATCAGCAGAAAGATCAGGTTCAGACTCTGATTCCGTCTCAGAAGTAACTCTGATTCATTTGAATTGACGAGTAAGCTTATCATGGATTCCATTATTTACTAGACATATATATTCACGTGATACTACTTTGTTTTTACAATTCGGATATTTCAAGTGCGGTTTGTAAACTTTTACTGTAATTGACATTGACACAAAGATAAACACAACTAAAAATGGAACAAACAATAGTATTTCTCACTTTCCAATGGTTGGTACTTTGGTAAGATAGAATCAACTATAATGGAACAACTAATAATGCAtctctttatattattaaatgctgaaaaaaaatcaatggctATAAGAATTTAGGAGGACCATGTGTCTGTGGTCTCAGCACAAATCACTTGATTTCATTGATCTCAATGATCTTAGCAGAAAACAATCCAATGACAAAAgcagagagaaacaaagaaaaaaagcttcGAGAGAGGGAGTTGGGTAGTAGTTAACAAAACGAGGAcgctttttgagtttttttttaaatatcctCGTTGACAAGACAAGAACCAATCATCTTGTCTGCGTGACCAGTCGACAAATGTGAAGAGATGAGTTAGCAAAAAATATGGAGTGAAGTGTCTGCCTATGAGGTGGGGACTCCATAGTTGTTCGACGACGTCTCGTGACCAGCCGATGGAACATTGTTCTTCCTTCTGTTGTTCCTCCTTCCGCCATTGTTCTTCCCTTTCTTGAAATCCTGCTGATGGTCAACCTGCTTTTTCCACCAAAACCAATTCATCATCAAGAAGACGCATAAAAGTGATACTGGAAAAGGGAAGCCTTCaggattttttttagttatttaccCCTAAAGAGAAGGTATGATGAGCTCTGGGGTCAAATCCAAAAGGATCACTCATCCTCATTGAACTTGTCTGAAATGACGATGACCGCTGCGTGTCTGTATCAAATACAAAACTACAAGACGAAGTGAACGTTGAAGTGGAgcaagatgatgaagatgacgatgagaATGCAGCAGCGTCTCCTTGAAACATCTCATTAAACAGATCTTGTAGTTGTTCAAAACCGTCCCCTGTGTCATTCTCCTGCAAACCAATAtctcatatcatcatcactcaGGTCAATCAACGGTGTCTAATATATAGATTGGAACCTAATGCAGGTTACTTACATTAGGCTTAGATTGATTCATCATAGCCGCCATTTCACTCAAGAAATCTCCCATTCCCTGCATCCAGAACCAACAAGTTTCTATTATTACATGACTGATAGGATCAAAATAGAC comes from Camelina sativa cultivar DH55 chromosome 19, Cs, whole genome shotgun sequence and encodes:
- the LOC104765228 gene encoding uncharacterized protein LOC104765228, which produces MANMNSLHQMIFPDENAPIHRKKSVTTAASVKSKGTVLGQKKPGGARKALNDITNKSGILAKASSKNNKQIASAASTAKDEIDIAGERFLHDHSKCIKQQQNMWDDHFSADLILLNHGSSIKEKHLSYDMEKMDAKNNLTYDEPEEIASPKLTDWLKSSTPWRSPIRHGSMMMPSTPLAWRFDSTEFTLTEDSDLF
- the LOC104765229 gene encoding uncharacterized protein LOC104765229 codes for the protein MQGMGDFLSEMAAMMNQSKPNENDTGDGFEQLQDLFNEMFQGDAAAFSSSSSSSCSTSTFTSSCSFVFDTDTQRSSSFQTSSMRMSDPFGFDPRAHHTFSLGVDHQQDFKKGKNNGGRRNNRRKNNVPSAGHETSSNNYGVPTS
- the LOC104765231 gene encoding uncharacterized protein LOC104765231 — protein: MASSNNEKSEENLYAVLGLKKECTTTELRTAYKKLALRWHPDRCSSMEFVEEAKKRFQAIQEAYSVLSDSNKRFLYDVGAYKTDDDDDDQNGMGDFLSEMAAMMNQSKPNENDTGDGFEQLQDLFNEMFQGDAAAFSSSSSSSCSTSTFTSSCSFVFDTDTQRSSSFQTSSMRMSDPFGFDPRAHHTFSLGVDHQQDFKKGKNNGGRRNNRRKNNVPSAGHETSSNNYGVPTS
- the LOC104765226 gene encoding dormancy-associated protein homolog 4-like, whose amino-acid sequence is MEFLHKLWDETLAGPTPEYGLGKLRNHTSSENGHRKLLVNLGCVPDSPNGSRNPASPMTPGTPNETHATSLNACDWIVLNALDR
- the LOC104767501 gene encoding uncharacterized protein LOC104767501: MQWNKSNPDWIFKSKKVXAPIHRKKSVTTAASVKSKGTVLGQKKPGGARKALNDITNKSGILAKASSKNNKQIASAASTAKDEIDIAGERFLHDHSKCIKQQQNMWDDHFSADLILLNHGSSIKEKHLSYDMEKMDAKNNLTYDEPEEIASPKLTDWLKSSTPWRSPIRHGSMMMPSTPLAWRFDSTEFTLTEDSDLF